In Epinephelus lanceolatus isolate andai-2023 chromosome 7, ASM4190304v1, whole genome shotgun sequence, the genomic stretch tcttttcTCTTTATCACAAAGATGGTCTTTTACGTTCAGCactttgtgttgtattttatgcttgaattgtgctatataaatacagttATTATAATTGTTATAATTGTTTCATCTAGTAATGTGATCATTTATCACGTCATAACATGAAATGTATATAGTTCTTATAACAAGAAAAGTTTCTTTTCCATACAACAAACATTTCCTGTTAATAGGTGAAAATATCTTGCAAAATCGTGAAAAATATCTTCttatacaaaaaacattttactttactACCTGatactaatttttttttttttttgatatggCAGCTCTATGCTTACATAGAATTATGCACCAGTTATGAACTATATAGAATTCTTATAAACAGTAGCCTGAATAAAAAGTGGGGGAATTTTAGCAAGTTAATGCAGAGTATACTGTAAAGTTATAGTGCAGTAGTCTATTAGATTATTAAGAGGAGATGAAAGGTGTATGAGTCCACAGTGTGTATTAGTCTTTGGTTCATTTGGGGGAAGCATGATGCTTCACCTCCTGACCCCCCTGTCCTGACACAGAGGGGTCTGGTTGAACAGGGAGATAACAGCTGGCAGGAAGGACTCCGTGTGGTCCTTTTCAGGGCAGAGCCGGATCAGTCTCTAACTGGAAGTGCTCCACACTGTTTGATCAGGAGGTCATAAAGAGGGTGTGAGGCGTGTTCCATCGTGCACAACAGTTTGTGCATTATCCTCTTCTCCGCTTCCTCTCATGGCTCTGGTGGTTCCCTGAACTAAAGCCTTTCTGTTGAgatttttcagtctgttttgcCACCACATTGTAGCAAAGAATATTGTGCTTTTAGCAACAGACTGGTAAAAGAGTTGCAACATCTTGTTGCACACATTAAAGGACTTGAGTTTCCTTAGGAAGTGCAGTCTGCTCTGTCCTTTTCCTGTAGACAGTCTCTGTGTTGCATTTCCAGTCTAGTCTGTGTTACACTGAACTCCAGGATACTTGTGTTTGTCCACCACCTCCTCTACCATGATGTTGATGGATCAACAGCAGTAGTTAGTCTAATGGGCTGACTGGACACATGCCCAGGGGACCAAGTGGGCAGGGGGCCTCTTTTGTATAATACTGTATTTGTGGAGATGTGTATCAGCGTGATTCTGTTTCACAAGAAGCTTTGGAAAACAGGTAGACAGCCTCTCTTCATGTACAGCATGATCGTAATACTGTAGTTCAGCCAAAAAGCAGCACTTCACAGTTATGGTAATCTTAAAACATCTCTGAAtgacagagaagaaaaaacatgacCACAGGTGGCACAGGAGGTATTGGGTCTTTTATGTGTCTGTGCCCAGGAGTCCATTGTCTCAAtcattatccatccatccatgtaaaacctgcaaaatattttttatatctgATCACCATTTTTGCCAGTCcaagtaaataaaaatgtaactgatattgtaaaatgtgtctgtatttCACTGAAACTCATCATCACTGTTGTAACAATGTCCTAGGAGTTTGTTCTGGTTATGTTGCAGCTCCAGGGTCTATCACTGAGGTGTGAATTGAATTTcaaagtataaataaataaataaataatcccCCAAATACTCTGAACTAATTCACAAATTCACTTTATTGCTTTATGCTGCCTTGCATTTGGGACACAGCAGACCTAAACTGAACACTGTGTTAAATATAGTGGATGCAGTGCTCTAAGAGGACTGGAAAGAGGCCTGTCAGCCACTCACATGGCATGTGGCCAAGTACCAgctcaccatggcaacagctgaTCCCAGAGAGGAGAAATGATCCATGAATAAAAATTAAACCAACAGTAACCCATTTTGTCCTCTTTTCAGGAAAGATGATGCTCATATCATCTTGTATTCGTTAAGATTCAGTAAAGCTCAACTGGACACTTCAATAATCATTTCTATCTTATATAATTTTTATTCTATCAGTGTCAGTGAACGCTGTTGATGAATGTTCAAGGTAGATTAAGCACCAGGcatgctcagacacacactgagaacTAGTCAACTGCGTTATTTTGAACAGATTGTTTTAATCAGGGAAATGTTAAGGGAAGAACACTCGTTATATAATCAGACATTACTAAATAATAGAACTATCGACTGCCCCATAAAGCGTTCTCAAACAGTGGCTCCTTCAccgttttcatttttttctttgtgcacAAATTCgcttacaaaaatacaaacagataggtagacaaaaaaagaaaaataagaagacAAAGGCTTAAAAAGTAATGCCAGAATTTGTGTTATACCCATCATATTATAGTCATTTAATGACAGCATTTCATTTAATAATAGCTTTTTGGTTCTTAACTTTAGATAAGTCTGTGCTATGTTGTTGAAATTCATTTATAAAGTGCAGGAAAGTCTGTTTGGTTTCTGACTTTTTCCCCCCTTATGAATAAGGAATTttctgaaaataataaaaagttgtACAATATACAACGTTAATTTCAATCTTATCTGGACTAAAATATAGCATTACATCAAACACAGTCATTTCGAAATGTATCTCAAGTTTAGTTTTTAGAAAGTTGGCAACAATAGTCCAAAACATTCTTGTGTAGTGACAAAATACATGAGGAAAACTCTCTTTTTCCGGTCCACAGAAATCACAGTAATTATCAATATTCAGCTTAAACCTTCCCAACGCAATCTTTACCAAGTAAATTCTATGTAATCTTAAAAGATACTTCCTTAAGCTTGTTATTTATAGGGCATTGTTCACAAATGTTTAATGCTTTTTCCCACTGGTTATCATTAAATAAGGAAGTCAGAAAACATACAGTAGTCTGGCAGGAGAAATACTTGTGTAACCTGGTTTTATTGGGCCCTAATGGTGTCCAATTAAGATTTTTTCTTGTTGCCAAGGTCAGCTCACGGGCCATGGGGTTCATttggcagccattttgaattgatGTTCACGCTAATGGTGAAAAACTCCTGAGCCAGACaacataaaaagacaaatgaacCCACTTTTTCATATAATTTGGACACCGGGAATCAAATGGAAAGGTCACTGACATGCTACAACCACTCCTTATTGGTAAAAACCACAggcaaatgacacattttaagcTCTTAACAATATAACTTCTGCtattttgttttgcagttgttTCCTACAAAAGCCAAATGTAGCTACTTTATAATCTCACATCAGTCTCGTGGTACTCCACATAATGCCTGCTGCAGATACACTCCACAGGTGAGCAAGTAAACTGTTGCCTGAGAAGTCTGACAGTTCCTCACCCTTGACCTCGACCTCTGCGCTTTCCTGGTGTGGCATCAAAAACAATCAAATACTCCCTTCAGTGGCATGACGTAGTTACAGTGGGCCCTGGTGCACGCTATcatgacgggccctagtgcatgCACATATTGCCTATgacatgatcagagacttgacattggataacatcagtatacatattacccagcaatcattaTCACATATCAATATATAACAAAAATACCAAAGGAATACATAAGAAATTAAGAAattctttatttaatttaacaattttaatagTTAGTGTATAGTTATAGAGTAGCTGATCAAAAGAATAGTTGATTTATAGTTAAAGAATAAGCATATATTTTTGTTatagatcaggggtgtcaaacatactgtCCTGGGGCCAGAAGTGGCCTGTCAAAGGGTCCAATcccactagatgactttgcacacctaatattgaTGCATTCATGAAGGCTAAGAGGAGCCAGGTTTCAGGAACAATCTAAAAACATAAAGTagatacttaatgtaaaatgctgcttcagatcagaaaacagctctctgaaataacaatcaatacttactgtggtcatttttaaagatactgaacattgtgcaaaatattgtcaactaGCAGTTTCAgtacaaaaaaatctgtattaGATTTCCATGTTTAAACAACATGGATGAAGCCCTGTTGCTGAGGCACTTACAAAAAATCtgattgtaaatggtttgtaaggcgGGGGATGACTTAACCTGCTTCAATGTATGTGTACTTCCTTACActaaaaaaagggaaacatttgAAGGGGTTGctatttataggttattatgcaaTGATTTTACCGTCCGGCCCACTTGAGATTACATTGGGCTGTATGTGACctgtgaactaaaatgagtttgacaccccagTTATAGATGTGattgactattttacaaaaaaaaaaaaaaaatggggttGCCATTTTCAagggcatatatagcaaatggcactgcTTTCACTTTCATGGGAGGTCTTCTTTGAACACATGCATATTTTCAAGGTAGCAAGCACTTATAAGGGCCAAAgctccacccaacacattgttggagggcccattctctctatgggcccccacCACACAGGCCCCAGCGCAACCACAGTGCCTCTAGTTTtacaggtttttattttattttattttatttatttatttatttccatctttctgtctttatttattcattaattataTTTAGGGGATTTATCAACAgaaaagtcacattttagtaAAAACTTCACCCACTTACCTATCACTGTGTACGCCGTTACGTCAGCAGAGGGCGTCATCTCAGCCAGCTGCGCGCTCCTCCGCCCCCTGCCAGAGGCTTTAACTCATCCTGAGGGAGAAGCGGACAGACAGGGAGCACTCACCGTGTCGAGGAAGGACGGAAGGACGGCACGATGCGGCTCTTCTTAccgcagctgctgctgctcggtCTGCTGCGACCCTGCACCGCCGGAGCCCCACTCACACAGGTACCTGttgatatatatacacacacacacacacacgcacgcacacacgcacacacacacattcatagtATGGATCCAAATAGATTTATAAAGACAGACAGGCGTGAGAACCTGATACCAGATgacatcactgtatttcctaATAACGCACCATGTACACCTGCGTTGAGTTAAGCTTAATGAAGCTGTGGGCCTACAGCAGGAGAAAGTAATACCTGCTTGTTTCAATGTGGTGTAACCTAGAGAGTAAGTGGTTGTAACCTGTGTGcaagttatttattttagtcATAATTTGACTTAACAGATGGAAggcaaacatgtaaaaacactaCATCACAATCCGGCCTCTCCACAGGGTTTTGTATGGTATTCAGCAGCACCTGTTATTTCTTATTTGCCATGTAAGGCTGACATTATTGTGAGCACTCTCTGGTGTTGTCAGGCCATTGTTTCAGCACCATATGAGACAATCAACCACAACAAAAAGTTGTTAAGTAGCACATTTAGTAGTGGTGATTTTCCTGCAGCTCATTTTTAAGTCCATTAGCTACAACAAATGTTTTTAACAATAGTAAATGTTGACCTCTAATGCCCAGTGGTTTACATGCTTGTACATCTACATGTGAAGCAGCAGGACAGCTTCTGTTTTCCACCtctaattcacacacacacacacacacacacacacacacacgcacacacacacagtgtcgcCTCTGCTACATACGCAGTTTGAGCTGTGTAAAATTTAATTGTTATGGTTTAATTGCGAGCTATAAAGGGAAATATTTCTCAGTGGGTCACAATAAACTGAGATATGTGAGTGTTATTTTTACTAAGTGCCTCCAATGTTCTGCTGCGCTGTTGACACTGGGCTTGTGTGTTGGACTTAAGCAGATGACAGTCTATCAACAACGGAGGTATGAGCTAGCAGACAGGTGAAACTGTTGCAgctgtcattgtgtttttatttgcttaGTTCGAGCGTCAGACTCCATTTGTTAAACACGTCCCTAATATTTGCATTGGAAGAATCATACTACAGAGACAGTAAACAGAAGATGGATGATCTTCAATACCTTTTCAACATTTCCCAGtgcattaaaaacattattttttgttcagttgccattaatatattaatatgttAATACTCTTGTAGGGCTGCAGCTACGTTGGGTGCCTGGTTAATGTTTGTTTGAGTTACGAAAAAATGACTCAGATTGTACAAATCATTAAAAGGAGTGGGTGACTGAGGTGCGTGTTACAAAACACACCACccataaataaacatttgtatGAAGTGACACAGATCAGTCCATGTCAAGGGCTACCATTGGCTGGAAAATGGGCGTAGTAGACAATAGAAATCCAAAGCAAATATGGACATATGTCCTGCAGGATAAATCCATATTATATGGAACACATTTtggcatacatatatatatccaATTTATAATCACAAATACTACACTAAAGACATATTGATGACTGTGTTGGCTGCTGgacagttaaaacaaatataaccTGCTTTAATCTGTGTGTCTACCTTCAGCTTTGTGAGCCCACAGATGGCACCATTTACAATTACCACGCAAAGACTCTAAACAACAGTCACACTGTGAACTTCAGTGACTACAAGGGCAAGAGTGTCCTCTTCATCAACGTGGCCACGTACTGAGGGTACACTTACCAGTATGTGGGTAAGAAACAGCAGGACGGGCCGTCACGGTTTTGTTTTAACAGCAAGCTTCTCCACCTGAATACATGTTACTTCTCCATTTTCAGAACTGAATGCACTACACGAGGAGATGAAACCTCTTGGACTCACCATTCTCGGCTTCCCCTGCAACCAATTTGGGAAACAGGAACCGGGGAAAAACCATGAAATTCCACCAGCGTTAAAGTGAGACATGTTTCTCTTTCAGTGCAAATCAATATCAGGTCAGGCACAGCTGACTGACTGGAAACACTGTCAACATGAGGGGTGGACTTGggtcagacttgagtcacaaattgaATAACTTTAGACTCAAATTGACAAAACACCAATAACCCATGACTCCACTTGGACTTGAACCTCTTGGCTTTGAAATACCTGATACCTTCCCCCAAAgttcaaagattaaaaagtgtgCCAGGAATCAAGTCATTTCTGTAATCAGCTGAACACTGTTCACTCCCAGCAAGTCAACACTGAATTCCCCAGAtttactttgtttgaaccagtcCACCAGCATCCAGTCAAGTTCCAGAagcacatacaaaaacacaggacagaaacacacagaaattgTTCTGTTGTGGTACTGCTTGATAATATGCAGCGCCAGTGGTGGCGCATTTGGCACCCTAGGAAAGCTTCGCCTGACAGCCCCTGAttattatcttttatatttattgtatttatacaaacaagaacaaaagcTAATTAAAAATGAACACAAGTTAACAACTTAGctaacaaataaaataagaaaataaataaatagataaagggcaaacaataaaataatttcttaTGAGcaaatttgcaaaataaaaatagcaaaaatgtatttgttctaaaaaattaattaaaaaaaattaaagacattttaaaaaataggataaaaatattttttcatttttataataTAAACTCAAAATGTATTCATGATTTTTACGTatttaatatattataattctgttgttaaaatggcattacatctGTGATGAGCGCATTATCACTTGTTTGTGACGCAAAACTCTTAAGTTtaagacttgggacttgtcagtcttgactcgGGGACAAACAAACGACTTTGTCCCATTTCTGCTATAAGCCCAACCAACTGACGTTTGGTTAAAACCATAAATAATTTCAGTTAGGTAAAAGTCCTATACACTGGATATTTTTTCAGCTTGTAGTAGATGTGAAAACAAGAGAATCCCTTAACTTTGAGTCACAAGCCTCTGACACAACCACATATATTGTGATGTAACATAAAACCTTTGAAGCTGGATGCAGAGAGGAATTTGCAATATTGGTAAATCCTGTCAATCAACAAAGCCTCATTTAATCAGTGAAAACATCCTTTGGCAACAGGCTCAGCCTCTGTTTACGGCCTCTCTAACATGCATAAAAATTCCGTCTCAGGTTCCATCTGTTATTTTATATACATAGTAAATGCTTTGCAGCAGACTTGTGTGCTCTTTCTCAGCTTGTAGTGAATCTAGGGCGGCTGCCAAGCCACAAAGTGCTCAGAGGCATGTCCACTGATAAACTGCCCTCTCTCTGGATTCCAGGTTTGTAAGACCAGGCAATGGATTTGTTCCAAACTTCCTGCTGTTTGAGAAAGGTGATGTGAATGGAAGAAACGAGCAAGGCGTTTTCACTTTCCTTAAGGTACATTATGTTCTCTGTGTGATTTAAAAATCTTCACTGAATGTTTTGTTCATAGTTTATATCTCAACATGTACTTTTTGTGCTGCACTCCTGCTGTGCTCAAACTGTTCAGACATATCAGTCTCATTATTTATTAGCTGTAAACAACCATTAATAGCTGACTAGGTTTCCTATGTTGgatgaggaggaaaaggagTTATTATAGAATCGATtactcaataaaataaaatgtgttgctAATGAAAGTCCGCCTTGTGCCCACTTGATGGTGCACAGACTGTATTGCTCTCTCATATAATCCTAATTGCTGCCATGCAGAACTC encodes the following:
- the gpx3 gene encoding glutathione peroxidase 3; protein product: MRLFLPQLLLLGLLRPCTAGAPLTQLCEPTDGTIYNYHAKTLNNSHTVNFSDYKGKSVLFINVATYUGYTYQYVELNALHEEMKPLGLTILGFPCNQFGKQEPGKNHEIPPALKFVRPGNGFVPNFLLFEKGDVNGRNEQGVFTFLKNSCPPVGDLLGNPASMFWEPVKLSDIKWNFEKFLVGPDGKPVKRWHPSVNISGVKADIRKYLLQLYTQEMFN